One genomic window of Polyodon spathula isolate WHYD16114869_AA chromosome 8, ASM1765450v1, whole genome shotgun sequence includes the following:
- the tgm2b gene encoding protein-glutamine gamma-glutamyltransferase 2, with protein sequence MAALDIERCELKSEINNFDHRTYLNGTDRLIVRRGQPFIITLHLRSGQFQPGATTFSFVIETGPHPCDSAGTKAEFSLLDKVNMNQWSAAVSSQAGNTVSLSICSPPDARIGRYSLTMTQGGSTRLGDFILLFNPWCPGDSVYMEDEEELKEYVLSQDGLIFRGTEKHITQCAWNFGQFEPGILDACLQLLDVNPKFLRNADQDCSKRNDPVYVSRVVSAMINCNDDKGVLAGKWDDYSDGISPMSWNGSVEILRNWSGSACQPVRYGQCWVFAAVGCTVLRALGIPSRVITNFLSAHDSNSNLIIERYYDENGTVIQKSRDSIWNFHCWVESWMTRPDLKPGFDGWQASDPTPQERSEGVFCCGPISVKAIKEGELTFKYDAPFVFAEVNADVVCWMQRKDGSQEKLNFSNRVGQRISTKSVGKDTREDITHLYKYPEDSEEERRVFEKANHQNKLLKPQPAPGLHLKIKVTEDMRNGCDFDVYAVITNNTPKPKLCRLMFCARAARYNGSVGEECGMKDLLNVQIPPNEVKQIPLRLNYNKYCEAITGDNLIKLVALLIDFETKDAVLAVRDIYLENPEIKVKVLGEPKVNRKLAAEITLKNPLSEPLQGCLFCVEGANLTDGNAIQEPIASVSPGQEAKVKVYFTPKQPGLRKLVVDFNSNKLHDVKGYKNIIIGK encoded by the exons ATGGCAG CTCTGGACATTGAGAGGTGCGAGTTGAAAAGCGAGATCAACAACTTCGATCATCGAACGTACCTGAATGGCACAGATCGGCTGATCGTGAGGAGGGGCCAGCCTTTCATCATCACCCTGCACCTCCGCTCTGGGCAATTCCAGCCTGGCGCGACCACCTTCAGCTTTGTCATTGAGACAG GCCCCCACCCGTGTGATTCAGCCGGCACCAAGGCAGAGTTCTCCCTCTTGGACAAGGTCAATATGAACCAGTGGAGTGCGGCTGTGTCCTCCCAAGCGGGCAACACCGTGTCCCTGTCCATCTGTTCCCCGCCTGACGCCAGGATTGGCCGCTACTCGCTGACAATGACACAGGGTGGCAGCACCCGGCTCGGAGACTTCATCCTGCTCTTTAACCCCTGGTGCCCAG GTGATTCTGTGTACATGGAGGACGAGGAAGAGCTCAAAGAGTATGTGTTGAGTCAGGATGGACTGATCTTCCGCGGAACTGAAAAACACATTACACAGTGTGCCTGGAACTTCGGACAG TTTGAACCGGGCATCCTGGATGCTTGCCTGCAGCTGTTGGACGTGAACCCTAAATTCCTTAGAAACGCAGACCAGGACTGCTCCAAAAGAAATGACCCGGTCTATGTGAGCAGGGTGGTGAGCGCAATG ATAAACTGCAATGATGATAAGGGGGTGCTGGCTGGTAAGTGGGATGACTACTCTGATGGGATAAGCCCGATGAGCTGGAATGGCAGCGTGGAGATTCTCCGGAACTGGTCTGGGTCAGCCTGCCAGCCAGTCAGGTACGGCCAGTGCTGGGTGTTCGCTGCAGTCGGCTGTACAG TTCTTCGAGCTCTGGGGATCCCCAGTCGCGTGATCACAAACTTCCTGTCTGCCCATGACAGCAACAGCAACTTGATCATTGAGCGCTACTATGATGAAAACGGGACCGTAATCCAAAAAAGTCGAGATTCTATTTG GAACTTCCACTGCTGGGTAGAGTCCTGGATGACCCGCCCAGACCTCAAACCAGGGTTTGATGGATGGCAGGCAAGTGACCCGACCCCCCAGGAGAGAAGTGAAG gagtTTTCTGCTGTGGGCCCATCTCAGTAAAAGCAATAAAGGAAGGAGAGCTGACCTTCAAGTACGACGCCCCCTTTGTGTTTGCGGAGGTCAATGCTGATGTGGTGTGCTGGATGCAGCGCAAAGACGGCAGCCAGGAGAAGTTGAATTTCTCTAATCGGGTGGGCCAGCGCATCAGCACAAAGAGCGTGGGCAAAGACACCAGAGAGGACATCACACATTTATACAAGTACCCTGAGG ACTCTGAGGAGGAGAGGCGTGTGTTTGAGAAAGCCAACCACCAAAACAAGCTGCTGAAACCTCAGCCCGCACCAGGGCTGCACCTCAAGATCAAGGTGACAGAGGACATGAGGAATGGGTGCGACTTCGATGTCTATGCAGTTATCACCAACAACACACCCAAGCCCAAGCTGTGCCGCCTGATGTTCTGTGCCCGTGCTGCCCGCTACAATGGCAGCGTGGGGGAAGAGTGTGGCATGAAGGACCTGCTCAATGTGCAGATCCCACCTAATGAAG TGAAGCAGATACCCCTAAGACTAAATTATAACAAGTACTGCGAAGCCATAACAGGGGACAACCTCATCAAGCTGGTAGCTCTTCTCATTGACTTTGAAACCAAGGATGCTGTGTTGGCAGTAAGGGACATTTATCTGGAGAACCCTGAGATTAAAGTCAAG gtACTGGGTGAACCGAAAGTGAACCGCAAGCTGGCTGCGGAGATCACATTAAAGAACCCCCTGTCTGAGCCTCTGCAAGGCTGTTTGTTCTGTGTGGAGGGGGCCAACCTCACTGATGGAAATGCAATCCAAGAACC cATTGCATCGGTCAGCCCTGGCCAGGAGGCCAAGGTGAAAGTGTACTTCACCCCAAAGCAGCCAGGGCTCAGGAAGCTGGTTGTGGATTTCAACAGCAACAAGCTGCATGATGTCAAGGGTTACAAGAACATCATCATCGGCAAATAG